GCGGTGCAATTCCGTGGTTTTTATTATGTTCAGAAAAGAAAAAGATAATTTATATTTCCACATCCAACAGAAATTTGGAAAATTATCATGCAATGCTGGAAAATTACTATGAAATGTCAGAAAAACAAAAGGATATTTTAATAAAAAAATCTAAAACTGGTAAAAAAAATATTAAAGAAAGTAAAAATAAACTAGAAGATAAAAAAATAATTGATATTTTTGAAAATATTTCACAAAATAAAGAAGATATTACTGGAATAAATATAAGACTGTTGGATATTTTAAAAAATCAGGAAAAATTTATTTTATTTGTGAATTTACAGATTACTTTGGATATTTTTTTTGAAAAAGTTAAGTTTTTTTCCTTTGAGATTGGAAAAGAATATAGTTTTACGAAAATTGTGGAATTTCTTGTAGAAAATGGGTATGAAAATTCATATTTGATTGAGAAAAAGGGTCAGTACAGCAGACGTGGGGATATTCTTGATATTTTTCCGCCAGATTTGGAAAATCCTGTTAGACTGGAATTTTTTGGGGATGAACTGGAAAGTATAAGAATTTTTGACATTGATAGCCAGATTTCTGTGGAAAAGATGCAAGAAATAAAGGTTTTTGGAAATTTGCTTTCTGGAAATAATTATGAATTGATTGAGCTTATTGATGAACTAAAGGCGGAAGATGTAACGATCGTTATTGAAAATGAGGAATTGCTGGACTATAAAATGGAAGAGTTTATTTTGCTTGACAGAAGCCGTGAGGAAATTTATCGAAAAAGATATGAAAATCTGAAGAAAAAAAGTATTTTTGTTCAGACTAAAAATTTCTCACAGGAGCAGATTGAAACTTTTAGGGATAAAAATAGGCTTGAAAAATTGTCAAAAATTGAAGATATTTATATTTTTACGAATAACTATGAGAAGAAAATGGCTGAATTTGGACAAATTCTGACTGAAAAAGAAAACAATCTGGAAATTGAAAAATATGAGCTGTTTGAAGGATTTATCTTTAGTGATACTTCAGAAAATCCAGATAATAAAAATAGAAAAAATAATTTTATTGTGCTTACAGACAGGGAGCTTGACGGATATATTTACGAGCGAAAGAAAAAAACAACAAAAGCTATAAAATATAAAAAAGTCAATCAGATTATAGAAGGTGACTATGTAATCCACGTTCAATATGGTGTTGGAATTTATAAGGGAATTCAGACAATGGAAGAGCGGGATTATTTGAAAATCAAGTATGCTGACGAGGATATTTTGTATATTCCTGTGGAAAAGCTGGACAGACTTGAAAAATATGTGTCAAATGATACGGAACCGCAGTTATTCAGGCTGGGAACACGTGGATTTAAACGGAAAAGAAAAAAGCTCGAAGAAGATATTCAGAAATTTGCGGCAGAACTTATCAAAATACAGGCAAGAAGACAAAGCCAGAACGGTTTTGTATATCAGAAAGATACTGTGTGGCAGGAGGAATTTGAGGCGAATTTTCCATTTGAAGAAACAGAAGATCAGAGAAATGCCATAAATGATGTGAAAAAGGATATGGAAAGTCCGCAAATAATGGACAGGATTGTCTGTGGAGATGTTGGATATGGGAAAACGGAAGTTGCAATGAGAGCTGCATTTAAAGCAATTGACAATGGAAAGCAGGTTGTTATGGTAGCTCCGACTACAGTGCTTGCAGAACAGCATTTTGAAAGATTTAAAAGAAGATTTGAAAATTATCCAATTACAATTGAGAATTTATCACGGCTTACAAAAAGTAAATCAAAAGATATTTTGAAAAATCTGAAAAGTGGAATTATTGACTTAGTTATTGGAACTCACAGGCTTCTAAGTGATGACGTACAGTTTAAGAACTTAGGGCTTTTAATTATTGATGAGGAGCAGAAATTTGGAGTTAAGGCTAAAGAAAAGTTAAAATCTCAAAGGGAAAAGCTGGATGTGCTGACATTAACTGCGACTCCGATTCCACGTACATTAAATCTTGCGATGCTTGGAATCCGAGAGATTTCCATAATTGACACTCCGCCAACAAACAGGCTTCCCATTATAACAGAAATTCTCGATTGGGATGAGGAAACAATAAAAATGGCAATACTGCGTGAACTATCACGTGATGGGCAAGTTTTCTATATTTATAACGATGTAAAAAATATGAAGGAAAAATTGAAGGAACTGAAGGAAATGCTTCCAGATTTTGTAAAAATAGAATTTATAAATGGACAGCTTCCGCCAAAGGAAATTAAGGATAAGTTGTTGCGTTTTGAAAATGGGCAGTTTGACATTCTGATTGCTTCAACAATTATTGAAAATGGAATTGATGTGGGAAATGCTAACACTATTTTGATTGAAAATTTTACTGGTCTAGGATTATCGCAGGTGTATCAGCTGAAAGGGCGTGTAGGACGTAGCAACAGGCAAGGATACTGTTATTTATTAAAAACGAGAAATATTACAAAGCAGGGACGTCAAAAGGAAGAAAGCATGCTAAAAGTGGAAGGAATAAAATCAGGAGGTTTTCAAATTTCGATGGAAGACTTGAAAATACGTGGTGCTGGGGAAATTTTGGGAGATAAGCAGCACGGAACGATTGAAACTTTTGGATATGATTTATATATAAAAATGCTAAATGAGGAAATTCGTAGGCAAAAGGGCGAGTTCGTCGAAAAAATAGAAAATGTGGAAATTATACTAAATGAAAGAGGATTTATTCCGGAAACATATATTGAAAAAGATGAAAGGCTAAATATCTATAAACGTTTTGCAATGCTGGAAACAGATAGCGAATTAACTGATTTGCTTGATGAAATTAGAGATAGATTTGGGAAAATTCCAGAACAGATGAAAAAATTTATTTTAAGCATTAAATTAAAATTATTTGCTGAAAAATACAAAATTCAGAGAATTTTTGAAACAAGAAATCATTTTGAGCTGTACTTTTTAGGAAACGCTCAAAAAGAACAGGCAGAGTTAAA
The Leptotrichia hongkongensis DNA segment above includes these coding regions:
- the mfd gene encoding transcription-repair coupling factor, whose product is MNFNLSFLDKIEKLKDKKIDILQSENNFYRGAIPWFLLCSEKKKIIYISTSNRNLENYHAMLENYYEMSEKQKDILIKKSKTGKKNIKESKNKLEDKKIIDIFENISQNKEDITGINIRLLDILKNQEKFILFVNLQITLDIFFEKVKFFSFEIGKEYSFTKIVEFLVENGYENSYLIEKKGQYSRRGDILDIFPPDLENPVRLEFFGDELESIRIFDIDSQISVEKMQEIKVFGNLLSGNNYELIELIDELKAEDVTIVIENEELLDYKMEEFILLDRSREEIYRKRYENLKKKSIFVQTKNFSQEQIETFRDKNRLEKLSKIEDIYIFTNNYEKKMAEFGQILTEKENNLEIEKYELFEGFIFSDTSENPDNKNRKNNFIVLTDRELDGYIYERKKKTTKAIKYKKVNQIIEGDYVIHVQYGVGIYKGIQTMEERDYLKIKYADEDILYIPVEKLDRLEKYVSNDTEPQLFRLGTRGFKRKRKKLEEDIQKFAAELIKIQARRQSQNGFVYQKDTVWQEEFEANFPFEETEDQRNAINDVKKDMESPQIMDRIVCGDVGYGKTEVAMRAAFKAIDNGKQVVMVAPTTVLAEQHFERFKRRFENYPITIENLSRLTKSKSKDILKNLKSGIIDLVIGTHRLLSDDVQFKNLGLLIIDEEQKFGVKAKEKLKSQREKLDVLTLTATPIPRTLNLAMLGIREISIIDTPPTNRLPIITEILDWDEETIKMAILRELSRDGQVFYIYNDVKNMKEKLKELKEMLPDFVKIEFINGQLPPKEIKDKLLRFENGQFDILIASTIIENGIDVGNANTILIENFTGLGLSQVYQLKGRVGRSNRQGYCYLLKTRNITKQGRQKEESMLKVEGIKSGGFQISMEDLKIRGAGEILGDKQHGTIETFGYDLYIKMLNEEIRRQKGEFVEKIENVEIILNERGFIPETYIEKDERLNIYKRFAMLETDSELTDLLDEIRDRFGKIPEQMKKFILSIKLKLFAEKYKIQRIFETRNHFELYFLGNAQKEQAELNEKFEMKKVVKTIDAVSPKGKNKEEDTVDNLVVMKVRKSDFLTVVGCE